The genomic DNA CCTGACTTGTGCTTCCCTTTAGGGCTGGACATATGAAAACAGGGAAAATAAGcaacatttcagaataattaGCTTCATTATATAATAGCAGGGTGCCTGTAACTTTCATCATCTTAAATTTTTTGAAACAGCTTTTTAGATAGAGACTAGGACTTTCTAAATCTAATTGTTTAGCATAGAACACGCCTTGAGTTTAAAGTAGCACATTTGAGATATTTTCAAGAGCTGCAGAACAACTGTTTACActggaatgaaaaaaagaattttaTAATAAGTTGTGTCGTGTGACAGGTTTGTGAATGAGGCTCAGCACCTGGGGGATGGACTGACAGGTGGGGAGTTGCCTCCGTTGTGCATTCTGTTTCTGTAACTGAGTCTCTGAAGAGCCCGCCGTTCATTCTGGATGGCCGACTTGTGGTTGGAGATGATggagatgatgtttttttcaaagaaggCAGACAAGCTGAGGGTCATAGTGTAGATCTAGACATAAAACAAGAAGGTCAGAGTGTATCTACTAGACTAccactttgtcacattttacacaaatatagttgcaacactttttcaatCTGAGTGATGCTACTTCACCTGTGATTTCTTGTTAGGTGTGTATGCTTTGGAGTTGCTGAAAATGAGGCGCACGTCTTTGGCGAACTCCATCGGGCTTTCATAATTCCCTGCTGCCAGCGTCTCTGTCACACTGGCCAGATCCATGGGAGTGTCAATGATGGTTCTATAGTCCTGCACAGAACAAGGTGGATTTGAAACGTTAATGAGGTTAATTATAATTTAACTTCTGCTTTTACTCACACACCCTCGGCAGGCATTgctcatgttattttaaaagttgttttaccGGATACTCCAAGACGTCCACTGGCTTCCTGAACGCCTCGGAATCTGGCGAGACAGTCATTTGATGCAGCAGCTCGTTGCATTGACCTCGCCAGAGTTTCACATCCAAAACCACACCGCGCTTCTTGGAATTCGAGTCGGCGCCCTAGTGGAGAGAAGATGAAATAGACTAAGACTGGAGCTTCTGCAGGTGATTTAAGTCTGTGGAGTTTTAAGATGGGTTGCCGTGGGACACTGGACTCTGGTCCCTCTTACCCAATGTCCTGAAGATGTGCCCGGGGTGTCAGAGTCCACATCCAACTCAGCCTGCAGAGGAACACATACAAACTTAACCAACTATATACAGCAAAAACAGTAACCTATTGACAAAAATAGTAACCATaatgtaaaattaaacaaacaaaacccatTTCTTACCTCGGCTTCTCCTCCACTGCTGATCTCAGACCTCAGTTTGTGATACAGATCCAAAATGTCTGTGCAGCTCTGGTCGCTGAAGGAGACAGAGGGCTCAGGCATCAGACACATGTGAAGCGCTCCTCATTATTGTTACCCCAGAATCACTGATGTGGCTATTACATGAACGGTGTGTCTTACCCGATGTAGTGCAGGAGAACATCGGTCACAACCTTGGCCGTTGCTACAATGGGGCTCTGGGGTTCGTTGAAAGTGCGGGCATTGTGTTCAATGTAGCGCACCTCCCACATTAATGCAGAGATCCGCCTATAGCAGAGAAGAATATCGGCACTTCAAGATCGCATGTCAACACCTTGGCATCTGGACATTGAATTTACGGGGAGGATAGAATGTGTGAGTTTATGTGCGCTGCATCACCTGTAGAAGCGGTTCTCCACTCGTTTGCGGACAGTGCTGAGGTCAGTGAGGTAAGCCACCGCAGTGCAGTACAGAGGGTATTCCTGCAGATTCACTGGTAACGCAAAGTTCTTAGCTACATCTGTGGACAAACAGAAACGAGATCAAACATGGCAGACACCGACGAGATCAGACTGTTCCCGCAACAATAAAACAGTCGTTGACCCTTTGGTGGCCTACCCAGTGTAAGAAGCTGATCGATGCCATGGAGGACTCTCTCACAGTCTTCATCTCGTGTGTGGGCGCCCCATTCTCCCTCCTGAGGCATGTAAAGCAGAGCCTTTAGCTCCTCCTCGGCCACCTCCACGCCATCACCAACCTGTTCAGGCAACGCAGCTGAAGGAGCAACAAAACGTTTGAGGACATGGAAAAGTATTTAGTTAATGGCTTAAAACTACTATTAATTACAGATAATTATCAGCCACATAATACTAATACATTTTGGCATTCTTCTAAAAGGTCTTCTAAAGCCATGATGCCACATATTTTaacttcaaaatgaattaatgagaAGATATGTGTCAAAATGAACTAATTGTTCAAAGTAGCCTCCTATGGTATAAAATATAGTCCAGTTTGAATGGAAATGGTGTATTATACCATATGTAtattcatttggagtttttATGGTGTACAGTTGTGTTTTAAACTTGGTCAtatcttttgacattttgtctgAAATCTAACAAACAGtcacattaaaaacagatcGGGTAATAAAATGAAGGAATTGTCACATTAATAATACCACTGACCTTCCTCAGGAATAGGCTCCATGTCCCAGGGACTCATTTTCTCCCGCTCTCCATTATCCCACCTGATGAGTTAATAATTAGATCACACTTAATGCAAGATAACAATCGctcatttgatttgattcacTGTATTGGAGTAGAGTACCCGAGCGTCACAAACACTGCATAAATAAACACGCACTTCACTGCATAGCACTGAAACAGGCTGTCTGGGTACTCTGGCTGCAGAGGTTCCTGGTCCTCCACGGAGCCGAACCACCAGGCGTCATCAATGATGCTGCGGAACCTCAAACCTGAAGAGAGCAAAGCGAAGACAGGATGAAACGAAAGTCAAGGACAGTACAATAACCACAACAATGAACAagttattcatttgtttttaaaccgCTTATACTAAAAGAACGTTGTCTGGTGCTGGTGTTGATACAGCAGACCTCTCTAACAGACATTATATTTGAAGAATCAGCTATTGCCATCAGGCAGAAGATTTAGAGCCCTTAAGACTAGATTGATCATGTTAAACAACTGTTTGTTCCTCAGCCTATCAGACTAATAAATCAGAGTTCGGGTTCTAAGTAGGCCTAAGTGTACTTGGGTCGAACACCAAGTGTTAAAGGGAGCGATTGAATTGATTTCTCTGAATCCACTTTTTGTAACGTCTGATGTGTTACTGATGTTTGCAGTAAGGTTTTGTTGTTTGGTTAAAGTTGTGTCTGGTATTTATGTAGAACGGTTTACGTCAGAAAATATCCTGATAATAAGGAAGTAAAAggtaaaatcaaatcaaatcaccaGTTGTAAACACATCATTTCAAATTACTCACCTGGCTGCCAGTTGTGCTCTTTAGCCTCGTTGTAAAACTGCTGCAGTACCAGAAAATCTATGACATCAGGCATGTCATGGTACCTTTAGAGTGTgggaatgaaaaatgaaatgaaatgcacatgCTTCAACAATTATTATCTTGTACCGTTTATACTGCATGTAAATGCTTACTTTAATGAGAAAGACTCATTGGTCATCTTCCCTGAGACTGGATCTAAGAAAGCCAGTTTTAGGCAGCAGAGGGTGGGAGGTCCCACTTCGTATTTAATTCCAACTACCTTCACAGATTCCTGGTCCTGGAAGGGGGCAGAAGAAAAATTACACAAAGGGTAAGATGGTAAGTTGATAACAAATGGGACCTTTGAAGCTTTTCTCTACaagttgttttcattcacaACAACCCCAGTAAACTTTTTCCTTTTGTACCATTTTACAAAAAGCTGTATGGAAGATGCTACAAGCAGCAGCCCAAGCAGCGACTATCATGCCATGTtcgcagctctgtgaggctgtgctTATACACAGCATTGCTTTGAGttgaatgctaacatgctaacaatgacaatgctatcatgctgatgtttagcagattACGTGTTTACCATGTTCATGTCCTTAGTTTAGCTAACTAGCAATAAGCAGGCTGAGGGGAACGTCATTGGTTTTGCATTTGCtcataaaataaagttctgGACATATTGAAACTGAATAtaatatctgtaccaaatttcatcaATCAATCCAACATTTTACTCGAAGCCACATGCCAACCTCAtagtggcactagaggaaaagtcaggggatcgtCAGTCGTCATTATGACTCATCCTTGAGGCGCCATGGATATCTTAATCTCTtggtaatccatccaatagttttagttgagatatttcagtctggaccaaaagtggtggaccgactgATCAGTTATATTTAACATACTGCCATATTGTGGAACATGTCTGGTTGGAATATGTTGTGTGAATGGAAAAAGGACGACTGTATAAAATGATTTACTCATCGTTACCAATACAGAGTTGTAATATGCAGTTCAGGTGTGAACAGTGGTGAAAGTACCACTGAGAGGATTGTGGAGGAAAGAGTTCAGCTCTGCCAATTTTTTTCCCCGGCTAACTGCACTGGAAAGTGGGCCTGACCATAAAGTTACCACTTTCAGAAAATTTCAACATTTGGCTGCTGTTAACAAGCTCCCTTAGCGGCTTGTCTAATGGAGCATGTAAGGGCCTCTACATAACACTCCGCCTTACCCTGAGGTCGAGTCTGTTCCACGGCTGTTTCTGAGGGTTGATGCTGTAGGCCTTGACCCTGCGCACGGCCCGGACGTAAGCCTGATGGCCCTGTTTGAAGTAAATGAGCTGGAGGACAGGAGAATCATGATCAAAAtgcaaagtaataaaaaaatatttttttctgttcaatATGAGAGTGACACTCCTTACCTCATCTCCCATCTGTGGAACAAAAGGAGAGCGGTGTGGGATGGTCTCCATTATCCATGACGGTGGAAGCCACTCCTCTGCATCGAGTCCAGCCAGAGAGGCTGTGGGTTTCTAGGCATGTGCAattagaacaaaatgttaaagtacATCATTTCTCCTGAACTGTGTGGGGAAGACATTCACTGTGATTAAAGGAGCTGCTATAGTACCTGTTTGGTCTCCTTAggcttcttcctcttctcattGTCCCTCTTCTTGGCCTCCTTTGCCTTGtcatctccttcctcctcctcagagctgCTGTAACCTTTGGGCTGTACAGGCCTCCTGGTTGGTCTCTTCGGTGGCTGGAGGTTGATCCCAGCGTCTGCCGTCCAATCAGAATACTCACTGGAGGAGTCGCTGAGAACGAAGGAGGGGCGATGTCAGTTGGGTGATGATAACTACATCTCAAAAACACTGCTCAGTTAAAGAGTTACCTGGAGCTGCTCTCGCTCTGCCACTGAGTTTCACCATCAGAGGAGGCTGGGCTTTGCTCCGCCTGCGCCGCTGCCTGTcaacaaaagagacagaaaacaacttcaGTATTATAAATTGTAGGTCATTGTAGGTCACTTCAGGTTTAAAAATGTAGAGTAGAAAGGCGGAACGCACATTTCCATCACTGTCAGAGTCTAACTGGCTGTCAGAGTTACGTCGGTTGTTGGAAGTTCGACTCCTGGTCCCCGGACGGCGGACTTGAGCTGATCGAGTCTGATAGGCgtggcgctgctgctttttcttggTCGGCCTCAGGGAGCGCAGGCGTGAAGACAGCAGATCGCTCTACAAAGTGCAGAAGAAGGGTGGAAAAATAAGTAGAGCAGGAGTGAATTGGCagatatattgtttgttttttttacttttgagaaCAACTGTGAAGTGAAACGTAGCCTACCTTGGGTGTGCAGGCTACTggtttcttcttcctctctgcattGTATAGAGAACACTCCATGTCGCCTTTGGCTCGTCTGCATTCCTCCACAactctaataaaaaaaattgaatttccatcgtaaaatgatcacaaaagaATTATaaaatttgtcaaaaaaactttgttttaaaaaatgtaatttattctcTGCAATCTACATACATCTAATGAAATTCTCTCTGCCTCACCTGGATATGCCTTTTGGCACTTCATTGACCATGACTCTGTGGCTCCAGGCCAGCAGGTCCCTCTCGGTGGCCACTTGACTACGCAGGGCATTATGCTGCATCTGCCACAGCCCGTCCAGCTGCCcacttctgtttgtttcagcaCCGGGAGAAGAGGCCTCACCCTCTGCTTCATCACCTGCTAAAAATAAGAGGTTTGTTCATTATGACAAAACCTTACTTGGCAAATATGGCATTTTGGCAAAAGAAGTTAACAACTCCTAACTATTAAAAATCTAGTATCCACACAATGCTCATGCTCAGCCTTACATTGAATTTCAAGGCACACTGAGCACACTAGACAAACCAAGAACATAACATTAAACCTAAAATCCCTGTAAATATCTTTATCTTTACGTAAAGTTAAACATACCCTCTACGTCTAGTGCCGGCTCCTCTTCGTTCTGACGCTCGTCCTGCTCGTTCTGCAACTGTCTGATGAGATTGTCCAACAggctttctctgttttctgccGTTTGCTGGCCAAGTACCTGCTCAACCAACTCTCCATCACCTAAGCAGCAAAAAGGCATAAAGTCAgttatactttaaaaaaacatactttacaaTTACTATGCAAGCATTCTTTGTGGTATGAGTGGGTAATGAATGAGCAGGTTTTACTGTTAGCCATGTATCCTAGCTGGGGTACTAGCTGATCCTCCTTGCAGTTCTCTCTTCCTGGCACCAAGCGCTGGtagagaggagggtgaggattCCCATCAACATCCACCAGGAAGGGTGGAGGCATGAGGTGTGGGGCTTGCTGCGTCTGCTCGTCCAGCACGTAGTTATTAGAGTCACGAATGAGAGGTCGGTAGTCCGTGTGGAAGAACATCTGGTCGGGAATCTGGAGGGAATAAAGAGTATGTTAGTGTTGAtaatgagggggaaaaaactttGTCTGGCTCCTTCCTCCGCAGGGCAGACCATGACACAGAGGAGGTTACAAAAGAGCTTCTTCATGGTTATTAGTAGTCGTGCCTACAATATTTCAGATACTTGTTGACACTTGGCGTCAATTTAGATTTTGTGATTGAAGAGCAGTATGTGTAACCTCAAATCCACCATTATGTCCAACTGTATTTATGCGATTACTTTAAAAGAAGAGATGTTTTTACTGGTTTTTAACAGTAAAGTGTCATTACCTTCTCGTATGGTCTGCTGCAGCCGAAGCCAAAGATGAGCAAATGGCCGTGTGAGTCAGTGCAGGCGAAATGCTGCCCATCCACAGAGAACTTGCAGTCAAAAATAGCACCGTGGCCTTGCCCTTCAATCTGGaagcaaaaatgtcaatatgAACTCGATGATAGCATAGAGAGTACACTACTGATGGGTGATCGTTGATGAGAAATTACCATGTTGAAGAAGTTGCGGATCTTGGCTCCTTTGGTCAGGTCCCACATGTAAATGTTGCCATCGTGGCCGGCAGATAGTATGATGCGGGAGTCAAATGGGTGAGCCTCCATCACAAACACCTCGTCGTCGTGACCCTTGAACAGAGAGAGCACCGCGCGTAAGATGGTTTAAAAACAGCCGTTTTGTTCATTTTGGTACAGCAAAAATATCAGCTTCAGCTACTCACAGATAAAACATGCAGCAGCTGTCCAGTGGTTGTGTTCCACACTTTGAGCAGGTAGTTAGACACTGCTGTGATGACAGTGCGATCTGCACGGTCCCAGGCCACCATGGTCACCACCAGCTTGGTTTTATCATCCCCATTTGCGACAGTAGTCCTGGAGGGAAACATCCCATCAGGCATGAAACACTAAGCGGTTCACGAACACAGACGAGGCACCATGGAACTCTGTAATCTTGTTCACTCTCTTACCCAGGCAGCCTGGCAGCAATGTCTAAAGTGACGCTCTTCCACTCTTGTTGCTGGTAATGCCAGATCCTGGCTGTGCCGTCGCGACTGCCACTCACAAACCTTAGGCTAGACATATACAAAATGTCAGAGGCTCaaagaacaacacaaaaaaacattttgaagacgATGATCTCAGCAAGCACACTCACCTGTCACTGTTATTGCTAAACTGGACGACTACAACTTTATCCtaaaacaggaagagaagatatttgtttaatttacagagaGATTTTGTTAAATAACGGTTAACATGATGGAACAAGGATGATGCAGCTACTGCGTTTTGTTTCTCACCGTGTGTGCATCCATCTCAGAGACCTTCACAGGAGTTTCAGCACCAAGGTAGTAGACTCTGATCAAATGATCAGTGCCCCCGGTGGCCATGAACATACCACCTATTAACAGTAGAGACAGAATTAAATGGATGTGACAAGAGCATATTCAGTCTACAACAATATCCTAATATCAATAGGCACTACTAATATGTTAGGATCTTAAATCAAACTATCAAAACATTTCCTATTTTGCAAACAGGgatcatttcacaaaaaaacaaaaaactctattgattaaaatacacacattattAATGTCTGTCCTtcataaaaaatgctttaaaggtTTAACAGCAGACAGGGAAACTTACCACTGCtaaaggaggaagtggagacCTGAACTCCTGGACGTGACCGCTCAACAAACTTGACTGGTTGATCactgagaaaagaggagaaaccCAACAGATGTAGTCACTTTCATGGAAACGGACAACTGCTAGAGCTAGAAATGGTAGATCTACAAAGAGAAAAGCTTCAAATGATGCTTTAAACACTTACTGGAATTTCATGCTGAGCGAGTGCCACTTCCAGAAACACACCATGCCGTCTGCACCGGTGGAACCCAGGTACCGCGTTGTCCCTTTGACAGCAGGACAAAACTAAAGGGATAAAAAGTTAGTTGGTTAGTCAAAGGCGAGGATTTACCAACATTTAACACCACACTAGAGTAGAGCTGACATTGTGCAGAAAATCTAGAGTATAACATTAATAAGAGAATTTGGGATCTAAGGTGAAAACATCATCGTGTATCAGATTAGTTTGagttattcctttaaaatgcaCCAGTCTCACCTGTATGGATGTGATGGAGGCACCATGGGCCTGTAGAACAGTGATGGGCGCACATGTACGCAGGCACCAAACTCTGATGGCTTTGTCACAGCTCGCTGAGGCGATGAGGGTGTTCTCGTGGTTGACGGCTATGTCGCAGATCTCCGCTGAGTGGCCGCGGAGTGTTGCCAGGAGCCGTCCGTCGTCCGTGGCCCAGATTTTCACCAGGCAGTCATCAGAACCCTAAATCACATTGGACATAGgtaacaattaaaaaagactGTTTTATTGGGAACTAGCCTTGACTAAAGAGCATCCATCGTCACTC from Anoplopoma fimbria isolate UVic2021 breed Golden Eagle Sablefish chromosome 24, Afim_UVic_2022, whole genome shotgun sequence includes the following:
- the brwd3 gene encoding bromodomain and WD repeat-containing protein 3, encoding MAGERCSQTEAELYYLIARFLQSGPCKKASQVLVEELEEYELVPQRWSWDGKKYKRTFQDWVILNQHIPADYLLRVCQRIGPLIEKEIPPSVPGVQTLLGLGRQSLLRNTKSCSHKVCSGSAVAALHRGRPPEPPVINGESPSVVSILDARQATGTARFSQALPSSSYQHMKIHKRILGHLSSVYCVAFDRTGRRIFTGSDDCLVKIWATDDGRLLATLRGHSAEICDIAVNHENTLIASASCDKAIRVWCLRTCAPITVLQAHGASITSIQFCPAVKGTTRYLGSTGADGMVCFWKWHSLSMKFHDQPVKFVERSRPGVQVSTSSFSSGGMFMATGGTDHLIRVYYLGAETPVKVSEMDAHTDKVVVVQFSNNSDSLRFVSGSRDGTARIWHYQQQEWKSVTLDIAARLPGTTVANGDDKTKLVVTMVAWDRADRTVITAVSNYLLKVWNTTTGQLLHVLSGHDDEVFVMEAHPFDSRIILSAGHDGNIYMWDLTKGAKIRNFFNMIEGQGHGAIFDCKFSVDGQHFACTDSHGHLLIFGFGCSRPYEKIPDQMFFHTDYRPLIRDSNNYVLDEQTQQAPHLMPPPFLVDVDGNPHPPLYQRLVPGRENCKEDQLVPQLGYMANSDGELVEQVLGQQTAENRESLLDNLIRQLQNEQDERQNEEEPALDVEAGDEAEGEASSPGAETNRSGQLDGLWQMQHNALRSQVATERDLLAWSHRVMVNEVPKGISRVVEECRRAKGDMECSLYNAERKKKPVACTPKSDLLSSRLRSLRPTKKKQQRHAYQTRSAQVRRPGTRSRTSNNRRNSDSQLDSDSDGNAAAQAEQSPASSDGETQWQSESSSSDSSSEYSDWTADAGINLQPPKRPTRRPVQPKGYSSSEEEEGDDKAKEAKKRDNEKRKKPKETKQKPTASLAGLDAEEWLPPSWIMETIPHRSPFVPQMGDELIYFKQGHQAYVRAVRRVKAYSINPQKQPWNRLDLRDQESVKVVGIKYEVGPPTLCCLKLAFLDPVSGKMTNESFSLKYHDMPDVIDFLVLQQFYNEAKEHNWQPGLRFRSIIDDAWWFGSVEDQEPLQPEYPDSLFQCYAVKWDNGEREKMSPWDMEPIPEEAALPEQVGDGVEVAEEELKALLYMPQEGEWGAHTRDEDCERVLHGIDQLLTLDVAKNFALPVNLQEYPLYCTAVAYLTDLSTVRKRVENRFYRRISALMWEVRYIEHNARTFNEPQSPIVATAKVVTDVLLHYIGDQSCTDILDLYHKLRSEISSGGEAEAELDVDSDTPGTSSGHWGADSNSKKRGVVLDVKLWRGQCNELLHQMTVSPDSEAFRKPVDVLEYPDYRTIIDTPMDLASVTETLAAGNYESPMEFAKDVRLIFSNSKAYTPNKKSQIYTMTLSLSAFFEKNIISIISNHKSAIQNERRALQRLSYRNRMHNGGNSPPVSPSPSPKGKHKSGKVSKPKKIKSQTSTKNRSQRSHTAQQSSSVAEEEDMQPSSPRSGTSSKSRDKRLHRVTRSQATPVKKSRHQRNLNLSNGSRQRQGREVPQSDKEDEDEDEDEEEAAAAAASSSNSSSSSSSSSDNDNSSESEMENYVEGGDHDYSKAPCLSARHPAEGKVAASGKRRHKGGEDTAQRPKRARVQLPVEEEEEEEEEEEQEEEQEEEEEEEQQQQPVDVKHDKDEGELEEEEGDDEEEPEEEEPEEEEEEEEEDDEDKSDGVQTGAAAAATAAAGRVRGKKCKSRRVNTRNQGRRTVLYRDESEDDGHGSKEDPLNLGRSRSGRVRRMTEKARVSHLMGWGH